A segment of the Serratia fonticola genome:
TAACCTTGGTTACGGGCTTTTTAAGGAAGCACTTAACGCGAAAGGAACTGGCCTAGAAGGCCCTCGTTGTCAGTGCCTCAGTCCCAACCCGCATTACGCTTGTTGAGTCTGGTTCATCAGCTCGCTGAAGGTAGTCGCTTTTTCAGTGACTTTGGCTTTAGCCAACAGGGCTTCAACCGCCTGTTCTTCCAGGGCAACGTTACGCATATTGTTCATCAGCTCTTTGTTTTTGCTGTAGAACTCAATAACTTCGCTCGGATCTTCGTAGGCAGAAGCCATTTCTTCGATCAGGGCTTTAACGCGGTCTTCGTCGGCTTTCAGATCGTTGGTGCTGATCACTTCGCCCAACAGCAGGCCAACCACAACGCGACGTTTAGCCTGCTCTTCGAACAGTTCGCGAGGCAATTCCAACGCTTGCTTCTCGTTGCCACCGAAGCGCTGTGCAGCCTGACGGCGCAGAACGTCGATTTCGCCGTCGATCAGTGCCGCTGGCACGTCGATTTCGTTAGCGCTGACCAGGCCGTCGATTGCCTGAGACTTGATGCGGTTGCGCACAGCACCTTTCAGTTCGCGTTCCATGTTCTTACGCACTTCAGCACGCAGACCAGCGATAGAACCATCAGCCACGCCGAAACGTTTGATGAATTCTTCAGTCAGTTCTGGCAATTCGCGCACTTCAACTTTCTTCAGCACGATAGCGAACTTGGCCGCTTTCCCTTTCAGGTTTTCTGCGTGGTAATCTTCTGGGAAGTTGACGTCGATGGTGAACTCTTCACCCGCCTTGTGACCCACCAGACCTTCTTCGAAGCCTGGGATCATGCGGCCCTGGCCCATAGCCAGAACGAAATCAGCAGCTTTACCACCTTCGAACTCTTCACCATCGATAGAACCGGAGAAATCAACGGTCACACGATCTTCTGCAGTCACAGCGGCGTCAGTTTCTTTCCAGGTTGCCTGCTGCTTACGCAGGGTTTCCAGCATGGTATCAACATCAGCGTCGTTAACTTCAACAACCGGTTTTTCAACCTCGATGTTTTCCAGGCCTTTCAGCTCAACTTCTGGATAGACTTCGAATTCTACGGAGAAAGCGAAATCTGCGCCTTCTTTATACTCGCCCGGGACATAGTTTGGTGCGCCAGCCGGGTTAATTTTTTCTTTGATGATGGCGTCAACAAAGTTGCGCTGCATCAGATCGCCCAGCACGTCCTGACGGACAGAAGCGCCATAACGCTGTTCAACGATGTTCATCGGCACTTTGCCTTTACGGAAACCGTCGATACGTACGCTTTTTGCTGCGTTGATCAGCTCTTTCTTCACCGCCTGATTGATAACATCAGCGGGTACAGTAATAGAGAGACGGCGCCCAAGGCCTTGAGTGGTTTCTACTGAAACTTGCATCTTGTTACCTCAAAAAAATCACAGTGCTCGGTCAACTCCGTTCCAAGAACCAGGACGGCTACATTAAAAACCGAGTTCCCTGCTGTCGAGAGCGTCCCGAAACCATTCCGGAAAAATAAGACGCGACATTATAGCGGCGCAAACGTAGCGAGTCGAGGATGGCAAGGTGGCACTGGCGCGTTAAAACTCACACTTTTGCCGGTTTCCCGCCCAAATACCTTGATACCTCGGCCATCGGCGCTGCATTCCCCATTGGCTTTGTCATCGTCAAAAACAAAACGGCCCGAAGGCCGTTGCAAAATTCGTCAGTAGTAATACCTTAAATCAAGGTGAAAGTTCCACTGATACCGTAAATTTTAGACTTAGGCCAACGTCCCAGCCCCACGGCAAGGTGGTGAAGCCGGGACCGTATCCTGTAGCCCTTCCCACTCTTTGACCGTATAGGTATGCAAAGCCAACGCATGTACGCCGTCCGCCAACTCTTCTGCCAACACCGCATAGATAGAGCGATGTCGGGTCAGGAAACGTTCACCAACAAAGTGATCGCTGACCAATACCACCTTGAAATGGCTTTCTGACCCCGCCGGAACGTTATGACGATAACTTTCATCAACCACTTCCAGATACGCGGGCTCAAATGCCGCCCTCAACTTTGCTTCTATTTGCTCGCGAATCATAGAACCTCCTCCTTCCAACACCGGCAGTCTACCTCAATAGTAGTCGGTTTTGCCCTGGCTAGAATGCTCAAGATGTAAAACTCCGTACTCAGTGATGAAAAAAAAACCAACATTGTGCACACCTTGAGGCTTATCTGATTGAGACGAACAATAAAGCCTGTTTTTATTCCCGTTGAGTAAAAATTTACTCAACAACCATGTTCAACACTTCCCCCCGTTGACGGCAATGCTATGATGGCAACAATTTTGTTGTTAACTCTAGCGCTTTGATTACCAAGCACCCCTAGTGATACCCAATAAATTTCGGTTACAGCCAGTTCTGCTCTAACCTGGGATCGGTTGGGTCTAAAACCACGATTAATGAGACAGTCATATGTTAAAAAAAATTTGTCTTCCCCTGCTGGCTGCATTGATGCTCGCTGGCTGTGCCACTAGCACCAATACCCTGAATGTGACCCCGAAGATCGTACTGCCACAGCAGGATCCCACCCTGCAAGGCGTTACCATCAGCATTAACGGGGCTGACCAACGCCCAGACCAGGCGTTGGCAAAAGTGAACCGTGATGGACAACTGATTACCCTGACACCTTCTCGCGATTTGCGCTTCCTGCTGCAGGAAGTCCTGGAGAAACAGATGGGCGCACGTGGCTATATGATTGGCCCGGCTGGCGCGGTGGATCTGCAGATCGTCGTGAACACGCTGTTTGCCAACGTATCCGAAGGCAACCTGCGTTATAACATCACTACCAAAGCGGACATTTCCATCATTGCCCAGGCGAAGAACGGCAACAAGCAGGTGAAAAACTACCGTTCAACCTATAACGTGCAGGGAGCCTTTACCGCTTCTAACGACAAAATCACCGACGCGGTCAATACCGTACTGGGTGATGTTATTGCCGATATGGCGCAAGACACCAGCGTCAATGAGTTTATCAAGCAAAACGCACGTTAATCGGTTTCAAATGCCTTGTGCTACCCGGTCTGGCCGGGTAGCGCAGACAAGGATCTCATGTCAAAACAGTATCTGAATATATTCACCCAGCGTAACTCCATTATCCTTCTGATTCTGGGTTTTGCCTCGGGTCTGCCGCTGGCCTTGACCTCCGGTACGCTGCAAGCCTGGATGACCGTCGAAAACATCGATCTGAAAACCATTGGCATCTTCTCACTGGTGGGACAGGCCTATGTGTTCAAATTCCTCTGGTCACCGTTTATGGACCGTTACACCCCGTCATTTTTGGGACGGCGGCGTGGCTGGTTATTAATTAGCCAGCTGTTATTGATCGTGGCCATCGTAGCCATGGGGTTTATGAATCCGGCGCAGCATTTGTGGTGGCTGGCTGCCCTGGCGGTGTTGGTCGCTTTCTGTTCCGCCTCGCAGGATATCGTTTTTGACGCTTACAAGACCGATCTGTTGACAGCCGAGGAACGCGGGGCCGGTGCGGCCGTTTCAGTTCTGGGGTATCGCCTGGCGATGTTGGTTTCGGGGGGATTGGCGTTATGGCTGGCCGATCGTTATCTTGGCTGGCAAGCCACCTACTGGTTGATGGCCGTCCTGATGCTGATCGGCGTCATCGCGACCTTGATGGCTCCGGAACCTAACGACAGCATTCCCGCTCCGCGGACCATGGAACAGGCAGTCGTCGCCCCATTGCGCGATTTCTTCGCCCGTAATAATGCCTGGTTGATCCTGCTGCTGATCGTGATGTACAAAATGGGCGATGCTTTCGCCGGTAGCTTGAGCACCACCTTCCTGATCCGTGGCGTAGGATTCGACGCTGGCGAGGTTGGGCTGGTCAACAAAACGTTAGGTTTGTTTGCCACGATTGTCGGCGCCTTGTTCGGCGGCGCGTTAATGCAACGCCTTAGCCTGTTCCGCGCCTTGATGCTGTTCGGCATTCTGCAGGCGGTTTCCAATATTGGTTACTGGTTGCTGGCGATCACCGATAAAAATATCCTCTCCATGGGCAGTGCCATTTTCCTGGAGAACCTCTGCGGCGGCATGGGCACAGCGGCGTTTGTCGCCCTGCTGATGACACTGTGCAATAAATCTTTCTCCGCCACCCAGTTTGCCTTGCTCTCGGCGCTCTCCGCCGTGGGGAGGGTCTATGTCGGGCCCATCGCCGGTTGGTTTGTCGAAGCTCACGGCTGGCCGCTGTTCTATCTGTTTTCCATCGTGGCAGCCCTGCCAGGATTGCTGCTGTTGGCCATCTGTCGCCAGACGCTGGAATACACGCAAAAAACCGACAACTTTATGCCACGCACAGAGTTCCGCGATGCCTATCGCTGGGCGCTACGTCTGCTGACGGCGGGCTGTTCATTGCTTGGCATTTGGCTCCTGCTGCTGATCACCAACGCGCTTGCCTGGACCCAATGGCCAGATCTTGCCGTACAGATACTGCAAATGGGGGCGCTGTTAAGCCTGATAGGGATCGTCATGGGCAGCCTGCTGGACTACCTTGCGCTACGTCGAACCCAATTAGCCTGATTTTTTGTCGGCCGATAAAATATCGGCCGACAAAAATGCATCAGAGAAATGAATTTATTTCGTTGAAAAAATTATATTGCCGCTAAAGTTATTTTTTTACCTGAGTAATACACTAGGAAATAAAATTATCTTCACCTTTAAAGAACAATTATTTTACATTAAATAAACCTTTCCCACGGCTTTAAAATCGGAATCGCTTTATGTATCGCCCTGCATACCGTTGGTTTTCCTTGATATAGCGCAAACCCGGAACGATTCAGCCCGCCAACACGTTGTTGCCATTAGTAAATTGTCACGTAACGTTACATCTGTGACCCCCTTAACAGAAAGTGTCAACAAGCCGCTGACACTCCCTTAAGTATGTTTACAGTACTGCAACCTTCCCGTAAAATGCCCGCACACATGAAACGACAATATAGAGCCTTTGTAATTGAGGTCGTTAGATGAGACTTAAGAAATACAATAAAAGTATTGGGATGTTGTCCTTAATTGTCGCCACTGTCATGCTCAGCGGTTGCAATATGGTTCTGATGAATCCCAAAGGAGCAATAGGTGTTGAACAACGGACACTGATCCTCACGGCAATCGGCTTGATGCTGATCGTTGTGGTGCCAGTGATCTTCATGGCGTTTACCTTTGCCTGGAAGTTTCGTGCTTCCAACAAGAGCGCCAAGTACACGCCAAACTGGTCACACTCCAACAAGATTGAAGCGGTCGTCTGGACCATTCCCATCATCATCATCGCCATCCTTGGCACCATTACCTGGAAAACCACTCACGCGCTGGACCCATTCAAGCCGATTGTCACCGACAAGAAGCCGATGACCATCGAAGTGATGTCGTTGGACTGGAAATGGTTGTTCATCTACCCAGAGCAAGGCATCGCGACGGTTAATGAAGTGGCATTCCCGAAAGATGTTCCAGTCGAATTCAAGGTCACCTCTAACTCGGTAATGAACTCGTTCTTTATTCCTCAGTTAGGTGGGCAGATTTATGCGATGGCCGGGATGCAGACCAAACTGCACCTGATCGGCAACGAAGCCGGCAAATACGATGGTATTTCCAGCAGCTTCAGTGGCCGCGGGTTCTCCGGCATGAAATTCACCGCTGTTGTTACCCCAACCGAAGGCGACTTCGATCAGTGGGTTGCCAAGGTGAAGGAATCTTCCAAGAACCTTAATACCACCGACGACTTTAACAAACTGGCAGAGCCGAGTGAAAACAACCCGGTCGAGTACTTCTCCAGTGTCAAACCGAATTTGTTCAAAGAAACTATTGGCAAATTCATGGGTGATATGCACATGCACAAAGGCGCAGAAGCTTCCGCGCACGAAGGTATGGACATGAGCCAGGGTATGGACATGGGTGAACATGCTCACGCCGGAGCCGAGGAATAATCTGATGTTGGGAAAATTAACACTTGATGCGGTTCCGTTGCATGAACCGATCATCATGGTCACCGTTGCTGCAATTATCGTTGGAGGCCTGGCACTGCTGGCGCTGATAACGTATCTCGGCAAGTGGAAGTGGCTGTGGAGCGAATGGCTGACCTCTGTTGACCATAAAAAAATCGGTATCATGTATATCATCGTGGCAATCGTTATGTTGCTGCGTGGTTTTGCTGATGCCATCATGATGCGTAGCCAACAGGCGCTTGCGTCTGCCGGTGAGGCTGGGTTCCTGCCACCGCACCACTACGACCAGATCTTTACCGCCCACGGCGTGATCATGATCTTCTTCATGGCGATGCCTTTCGTGGTCGGCCTGATGAACGTTGTAGTGCCCTTGCAAATCGGTGCACGCGACGTTGCCTTCCCGTTCCTGAACTCCCTGAGCTTCTGGTTCTTCGTGGTTGGCGTGGTGCTGATCAACATCTCGCTGGGTGTCGGTGAGTTCGCACAGACTGGCTGGCTGGCGTATCCGCCGTTATCGGGTAAAGAATACAGTCCCGGCGTCGGGGTCGATTACTGGATCTGGAGTCTGCAGATTTCCGGTCTGGGTACGCTGTTGACCGGTGTGAACTTCTTCGCCACCATCATGAAAATGCGTGCTCCTGGCATGCCGATGATGAAGATGCCTGTCTTCACCTGGGCAGCACTGTGCACCAACGTACTGATCATCGTTTCTTTCCCAATTCTGACCGTTACCATCGCGCTGCTGACCCTGGATCGCTATCTGGGTACCCATTTCTTTACCAATGATATGGGCGGCAACATGATGATGTACATCAACCTGATTTGGGCCTGGGGCCACCCAGAGGTGTATATCCTGGTTCTGCCAGTGTTCGGTGTGTTCTCTGAAGTCACCGCGACCTTCTCGAAGAAACGCCTGTTTGGCTATACCTCACTGGTATGGGCAACCATCGCGATTACCGTTCTGTCGTTTATCGTTTGGCTGCACCACTTCTTCACCATGGGGTCAGGCGCGAACGTTAACGCCTTCTTCGGTATCGCCACCATGATCATTTCCATCCCGACCGGGGTGAAAATCTTCAACTGGCTGTTCACCATGTATCAGGGCCGTATTCAGTTCAACTCTGCGATGCTGTGGACCGTGGGCTTCATCATCACCTTCTCCATCGGTGGGATGACCGGCGTGCTGCTGGCAGTGCCGGGGGCAAACTTCGTGCTGCACAACAGCCTGTTCCTGATTGCCCACTTCCATAACGTGATTATCGGCGGTGTGGTGTTCGGCTGTTTCGCAGGCCTGACGTACTGGTTCCCTAAATCCTTCGGCTTCCGTCTGAATGAAACCTGGGGTATCCGTGCATTCTGGTTCTGGATTATCGGCTTCTTCATTGCCTTCATGCCGCTGTACGCACTGGGCTTTATGGGGATGACCCGCCGTATCAGCCAGAATATCAATCCTGAGTTCCACCCACTGCTGCTGGTTGCTGCGGGCGGTGCGGCGCTGATTGCCTGCGGTATTCTGTGCCAGCTGATTCAGATTTACGTCAGTATCCGCGATCGCGAACAGAACCGTGATCTGACCGGTGACCCATGGGGTGCGCGTACGCTGGAGTGGTCAACCTCTTCTCCACCACCGTTCTATAACTTCGCTGTTGTGCCAGAAATTCACGACCGTGATGCATTCTGGGATATGAAAGAGAAAGGCGAAGCTTATAAAAAACCCGCTAAATATGAGCCGATTCATATGCCGAAGAATACCGGTGCCGGCGTGATTATTGCTGGCTTCAGCCTGGTATTTGGTTTCGCGATGATCTGGGACATCTGGTGGATGGCGATTGCCGGCTTCGCAGGCATGATCGTTACCTGGATCGTCAAGAGCTTCGATCAGGATGTTGATTACTATGTGCAGGTTGATGAGATCGAGCGCATT
Coding sequences within it:
- the cyoA gene encoding cytochrome o ubiquinol oxidase subunit II, which gives rise to MRLKKYNKSIGMLSLIVATVMLSGCNMVLMNPKGAIGVEQRTLILTAIGLMLIVVVPVIFMAFTFAWKFRASNKSAKYTPNWSHSNKIEAVVWTIPIIIIAILGTITWKTTHALDPFKPIVTDKKPMTIEVMSLDWKWLFIYPEQGIATVNEVAFPKDVPVEFKVTSNSVMNSFFIPQLGGQIYAMAGMQTKLHLIGNEAGKYDGISSSFSGRGFSGMKFTAVVTPTEGDFDQWVAKVKESSKNLNTTDDFNKLAEPSENNPVEYFSSVKPNLFKETIGKFMGDMHMHKGAEASAHEGMDMSQGMDMGEHAHAGAEE
- the tig gene encoding trigger factor encodes the protein MQVSVETTQGLGRRLSITVPADVINQAVKKELINAAKSVRIDGFRKGKVPMNIVEQRYGASVRQDVLGDLMQRNFVDAIIKEKINPAGAPNYVPGEYKEGADFAFSVEFEVYPEVELKGLENIEVEKPVVEVNDADVDTMLETLRKQQATWKETDAAVTAEDRVTVDFSGSIDGEEFEGGKAADFVLAMGQGRMIPGFEEGLVGHKAGEEFTIDVNFPEDYHAENLKGKAAKFAIVLKKVEVRELPELTEEFIKRFGVADGSIAGLRAEVRKNMERELKGAVRNRIKSQAIDGLVSANEIDVPAALIDGEIDVLRRQAAQRFGGNEKQALELPRELFEEQAKRRVVVGLLLGEVISTNDLKADEDRVKALIEEMASAYEDPSEVIEFYSKNKELMNNMRNVALEEQAVEALLAKAKVTEKATTFSELMNQTQQA
- the cyoB gene encoding cytochrome o ubiquinol oxidase subunit I; protein product: MLGKLTLDAVPLHEPIIMVTVAAIIVGGLALLALITYLGKWKWLWSEWLTSVDHKKIGIMYIIVAIVMLLRGFADAIMMRSQQALASAGEAGFLPPHHYDQIFTAHGVIMIFFMAMPFVVGLMNVVVPLQIGARDVAFPFLNSLSFWFFVVGVVLINISLGVGEFAQTGWLAYPPLSGKEYSPGVGVDYWIWSLQISGLGTLLTGVNFFATIMKMRAPGMPMMKMPVFTWAALCTNVLIIVSFPILTVTIALLTLDRYLGTHFFTNDMGGNMMMYINLIWAWGHPEVYILVLPVFGVFSEVTATFSKKRLFGYTSLVWATIAITVLSFIVWLHHFFTMGSGANVNAFFGIATMIISIPTGVKIFNWLFTMYQGRIQFNSAMLWTVGFIITFSIGGMTGVLLAVPGANFVLHNSLFLIAHFHNVIIGGVVFGCFAGLTYWFPKSFGFRLNETWGIRAFWFWIIGFFIAFMPLYALGFMGMTRRISQNINPEFHPLLLVAAGGAALIACGILCQLIQIYVSIRDREQNRDLTGDPWGARTLEWSTSSPPPFYNFAVVPEIHDRDAFWDMKEKGEAYKKPAKYEPIHMPKNTGAGVIIAGFSLVFGFAMIWDIWWMAIAGFAGMIVTWIVKSFDQDVDYYVQVDEIERIENQHYEQISKAGVKHVN
- a CDS encoding lipoprotein, which gives rise to MLKKICLPLLAALMLAGCATSTNTLNVTPKIVLPQQDPTLQGVTISINGADQRPDQALAKVNRDGQLITLTPSRDLRFLLQEVLEKQMGARGYMIGPAGAVDLQIVVNTLFANVSEGNLRYNITTKADISIIAQAKNGNKQVKNYRSTYNVQGAFTASNDKITDAVNTVLGDVIADMAQDTSVNEFIKQNAR
- the ampG gene encoding muropeptide MFS transporter AmpG; translation: MSKQYLNIFTQRNSIILLILGFASGLPLALTSGTLQAWMTVENIDLKTIGIFSLVGQAYVFKFLWSPFMDRYTPSFLGRRRGWLLISQLLLIVAIVAMGFMNPAQHLWWLAALAVLVAFCSASQDIVFDAYKTDLLTAEERGAGAAVSVLGYRLAMLVSGGLALWLADRYLGWQATYWLMAVLMLIGVIATLMAPEPNDSIPAPRTMEQAVVAPLRDFFARNNAWLILLLIVMYKMGDAFAGSLSTTFLIRGVGFDAGEVGLVNKTLGLFATIVGALFGGALMQRLSLFRALMLFGILQAVSNIGYWLLAITDKNILSMGSAIFLENLCGGMGTAAFVALLMTLCNKSFSATQFALLSALSAVGRVYVGPIAGWFVEAHGWPLFYLFSIVAALPGLLLLAICRQTLEYTQKTDNFMPRTEFRDAYRWALRLLTAGCSLLGIWLLLLITNALAWTQWPDLAVQILQMGALLSLIGIVMGSLLDYLALRRTQLA
- the bolA gene encoding transcriptional regulator BolA; the protein is MIREQIEAKLRAAFEPAYLEVVDESYRHNVPAGSESHFKVVLVSDHFVGERFLTRHRSIYAVLAEELADGVHALALHTYTVKEWEGLQDTVPASPPCRGAGTLA